In Citrus sinensis cultivar Valencia sweet orange chromosome 3, DVS_A1.0, whole genome shotgun sequence, the sequence gtGATAATAATTGTTGTACTCTGGTTTTTCCACAACCTGAACCCATAAAAAACCAATGCACCAATGTGACATTATAGATCAATGGACTTGAAACCCTAAAACCCAAGTAACCGATAAGGACTCTCATGTAAGAATAACAACAGTacattattttagtatttgggGAGAAGTCACGCACACTCCTAAGGTTTTGTTTAAATAGTCAACACGGatccttttaatttcttaaatagtCACACAAAcctcattaatttcataaattacaattataccCTTTCATTGTggattttttgttgaaaagaaattgttaacaATCTACAGATGCATACTATCTGAAATCTAGTgagattataaataaatatacttaTAATGACACTCTAGATGCTAACAACGGAAatctatcaaatttttttttttttttggttttttactCTTCACAGACTGagtacaaaaaatatagtTAATGTAGTGATCTTACTAGTGAAAGTTGAAAAAATGAgcagaaaatgataaaattaggCAGAATGGAGTTTTAGTCATGTTCCATTCACATTTTTGTCAGTACGTATATTCATTTACAGGTCGGGAAAAGGACTTGATCTACTAGTAAAGTCTTTGTCATGTGACTCACCACGCAGATAACTTATTGAAATGGCAATTATAGATCACTTAATTTAACAAGTTGAGCTCCGTGGCAATGCAGGAAGCAGGTCGTCAAGCTGATCTCATAGGCGGAGTATGacagaagaaaatgaataatattgttaGAGGTTATTTTTGTGCTcgtatatacattttttactCTAGAGAGAACAATagaagaagttaaaaaaagcCTAGAATATTATTCACACAGACATCACCATTCATTACACATAATTAAgggggaaaaaaggaaaatgcctTATCCATCAAAGGAGATTCCTTAATTCACATACTCATGGTACTTAGccagaagaacaagaaaattcTTCTTATGCACGGTAGTTCCGGGCAGAGAATCAAAGTCCAAATCTTGCTTCTTCATTCCTGGAGGCATTTCCCAATCAAATTTGTAAAGAAGATTGGCAAGTGCAAGATCCACAGTTGCAATTCCCAAATGCATTCCAGGACAAATTCTTCTGCCAGCACCAAATGGTATAAACTCAAAGTTTTGCCCTTTAAAGTCAATAGAACGATCAATAAATCTCTCAGGATTAAATTCCTCAGGATTCTCCCAAGCTTCAGGATCTCTTCCTATTGCCCATGCATTTACGTAAACAATTGTTTTAGCCGGAATTTCATACCCGTCTACTATGCACTTTTCAGTTGTTTCTCTGGGGACTAGTAAGGGAACTGGCGGTTGCAATCTCATAGCCTCTTTCACTACAGCTTTAAGATAGTGTAGTTCTTGAACATCATCTTCATCGACAAAGCTTTTGTTGCCGCCAACCAAAGATCTAATTTCTTCTTGAACCTTTTTCATCACTCTAGGATACTTCATTAGGTAGGTCATGGTCCAAACCATAGTCGCCGCGCTCGTGTCTGTTCCAGCAACGAATATGTCCTGCAAAGCAAACaacatatatatgtacatacGGATAAATTATCTAaagcaaaaaattatattagattaaTTATACACATAAATAGACATGCTGTCAATTACATACCATGAGCACTGCTTTGATGTGATCCAAAGTTAGGTCAACTTTGAACCCACGATGTTTTCGAATTTGAAGtaaaacatcaattaaatcctcCTGCTGCATATctgcttttgttctttttggaTCTAAATGCTCGTCGATGAGTTCTTGGTAGAATCTATCAGATTCTTGGAAGTTATTTTCCAGGCGACGCATCATTCCAGTGAGTTTATCAATCCAAcccataaaaggaaaataatccGTAACAAAAAAGGCTATAGACAAGGCTTGAATTTCTCTAAGCAATGCATGGAGTCTACTTCTTTCACTTGTTGCCTCATCGTTATCATCAGATCTCTTGCCAAAACCAAGTCTACAAATGGTGTTGCACGAAAGAGACATAATTATCTCACTTAAGTTGACTTGTTTAGAAGCAGCAGCTGATTTTGATATGGATTCAATCATTCTCGAAACTTCATCTTCTCTAATGGGTCGAAAATTTTGTGCTCTAATAGAGTTAAAGAGATGAATGACACATATTTTTCTAATCTCTCTCCAATACGCACCATACGGTGAAAATACCAATTCCAAGCCATTATAAGTTAGCCTTTGTGTTGCTACCAAAGCTGGCCTGCCAGAGAATTGAAGATCATGGGCTTTTAAAGTCTCCTTAGCCATTTTGGCTGAGGAAACAACTAGGGTCGGCACAAAACCAAGACGCAATGACATGAGAGGACCATATTTTTTAGATAGTTCCCAAAATGACACATGAGGCTTTGAGACGTCAAACTGATGTAAGTTTCCTATAAAAGGAAGGCCCTTGGGACCAGGTGGTAGCGACGAAGCATGCCTTGAGGTTATGTGTCTTCGTAAAACAAAGAAGAGGAAGATTGGGGGACACAGAAGGATGATCATGACGATAAGTAAAGCCATTATCCCTACTGCGATAATAATAGAGAACCTCTATGAATAAGGAAACAAAACGCAATTCAGTAATATAAAAGTATAAATGGGAGGGCTCTCTGTTGGTAGTCTTGTGAGGTCCTTTTATATTGTGTGAGGTTTGCAAAACGAAACATATATAACAGATTTGATAAGTTCGACAAAGATTTAATATCCACGTATATCTTGCCTTCGAAAATTCCAATGCTGCATTATTGTTGTGACACTATTATACATTTGAGGTCAGCCatgaaatgatattttgcGCGCTAGGAGATCTTAATTTAGTcatgatattaattattgatttatctGTGTCAATGGTCAATGCTTATCCTTTCATGGCCACTTGGATTTAATAATTGGTAAGTAGGCCCCTTTTGTAAGCCATGcccatattttattaatcgaGAAAACTTCCAAGTTTTCGACATTAACCTGTCATCATGCACAAAGTTCTTCTGTTGTGTTTTCCTTTCGCGATCAAGTTACAGCCGGCtaggattaattttttaagcgCTTCCCCATTTGAGCCAtatatttttagggtttttcCAAAACAAATAATGGGCTACCGAGACGAAATTGATGCAGATGATGACATTTGTGCCTTTGGGTCATATCATGAGCTATAAATGTCTTCGTAgggtttgtaattaaaatattattttcaagttctaaaaaaacaaaacatgaaaaattacTGATTATCCATAATGGATCATAAATCATCCacaagatttttcattttgggcCTCAATCAAATCgcaatttttcatttgggGCCTCAATCAAATCATAATcagaagatatttttttacttttcggattttttataaatttttatattttcatatttaagttttattttttatttcggAAACTAGAATTTTACTATCTTAAAGTAATTCAAATTCACATGTTAGTACTTTAGTATAAAAAAGAGGTTAAACATATAGTTGTGAGACTGTTggttatcattaaaaaattctctttgAGAATTCGTGTGTTGCTATTCTTTTGCTTCCGTTTTGCATTAGAAATCTTAAGTCTCAAATGCCTAATAAGGACTCCCGatacaaaaagaataataattacacAACATCCTATTCTAAACTGGTTGAAACCAAGGTTatttaaaatgagatttcatttttataatacaacTGACATAGTCGGATAAAGGAAGCGAAACAAAGACACCTCATCAATcattaaaacattttcaataCATTGACATGATATACATTAGTTATCGTTTTAGTAATTAAAGATCGACTCGAATTAATAAGCAGATAAATCACATTTTAGCAACATTAAATGACGGCATGACTTTTTTGTCCAAAGGACTCTATAAAGAGAGATTTGAATAGATaacttcaaaaacaaaaatgagatgattttattaataataattgattaaattgttgAGATTACGACCCTACTCATGCTAGACTACTTATAATCCTTCTTCAATTAGGCAAGTAAACTCAGAACCTAaacaaaaatgacaaaatatgACTCAAAGGCaagacttttttttaagagatcTACATTCTACAAGAACAATTGGATTAACTAAAATGCaatactaattttagactcttaAATTTGTCCTACATCAAGAATACtgaaccccaaaaaaaaagttccgATTACTTCTATTCCCGTTATTAAAGGATGACCATCGGGAGAGAATTAGATAACAGTCCGAGTTATAgtgaattttaaaacatgaatagaaaatgattaattttttagaaaaggGAGTTTTACTTTCATTCCAAACATACACTTAATTACGATTAgatataataacaaaatttcattttcagcaGATTATGTATTATTCCAATTCTTTTTTCGGGAATAAAACGACTTtcacattaataattaaaggcCTTTGTCATGTGTGACTCACCAAGTAATAACATAGAAGAATGACAATTATTGATCACTTGATTTATTACTTTCATTTCAAAGCAACGTGTTTGTGACACAAGAAGAAAGCGTGAAGAGCAGGTGGTTTCCTATTGATgagattttttgtttgtttgttttatagtGTAGATATGATTAGTATTTGGTGAATTCGAAAATATGTTTGTGGTGGtttattagtaatttgaaattccaataaaaaattaaaaatgtatattaGTTGTTTGTTTGGAAATATAGGGATACTTAAAGATAGTGAAGAACATTAGATTACATTCgtacataaaatataagaaaaaataaaatataagaaaaaataaaagagagaggTAAAAGAGCATTAATAACAATGCTGACTCACAATTTGCATGTAATTTATGCATAAAAATAGTGGTGGATCCTATGAacaatgtaaaaaataaagattttatgtttttcaactttttttattagtatCATAAAACAAGGATGATTTACtttcataaaaagaaaaatatcttagATCTATTACTAAGGCCtaccaaacactttttttttctttttttctgctcttgtaaaatagaaaatgagtGATGAGAAACAATATCATATATACCAAACAACTCCTAAAGTTCTATAAGTTAGTATCTTAGTCGTTAAACTCAAGCCTTGTTTGTAAGCTTTTTTTGTAAcagatcattttccttttaggGGTTGGCTTGATAAACTCACAGAAATGATGCATCGCCTAAAAAATAACTTCCAAGAATTTGATAGATTCTACCAAGAACTAATTAATGACCATTTAGAtccaaaaagaacaaaagcaaaGATGCAGCAGGAGGATTAATTTAGTTGATGTTTTACTTAatatatgaaaagaaaaagatcgTTGGTTCAAAGTTGATCTAACTTTGGATCACATCAAACCAATGCTCATGGCGCATAGATTCaagttattttcatattttttgttgtctATTCTAATTTATGGTTTCTTTATTATGGTCTCCTACCAcgataattcaataaaacctTCAAACTAAGTCCAAAGATTCCATGAATAAGAATGCTTGGATCATCATTTATTCAAGTTTGTGCTTtgagtaaaataaaagaaaaagatcgTAGAATCAAAGTTGGTCTAACTTTGGATCACATCAAACCAATTCTCACGGAGTATAGATTCAagttattttcacttttttttttcgtctATTCTAATTTATGGTTTCTTTATTATGGTCCCCTGTGACAGATCAGGATTCTCTCCTGATCTGATTTTCATCTTAGCAAATTCTGTTAATATGATTGGTggttactaaatt encodes:
- the LOC102615608 gene encoding cytochrome P450 71A1 — encoded protein: MALLIVMIILLCPPIFLFFVLRRHITSRHASSLPPGPKGLPFIGNLHQFDVSKPHVSFWELSKKYGPLMSLRLGFVPTLVVSSAKMAKETLKAHDLQFSGRPALVATQRLTYNGLELVFSPYGAYWREIRKICVIHLFNSIRAQNFRPIREDEVSRMIESISKSAAASKQVNLSEIIMSLSCNTICRLGFGKRSDDNDEATSERSRLHALLREIQALSIAFFVTDYFPFMGWIDKLTGMMRRLENNFQESDRFYQELIDEHLDPKRTKADMQQEDLIDVLLQIRKHRGFKVDLTLDHIKAVLMDIFVAGTDTSAATMVWTMTYLMKYPRVMKKVQEEIRSLVGGNKSFVDEDDVQELHYLKAVVKEAMRLQPPVPLLVPRETTEKCIVDGYEIPAKTIVYVNAWAIGRDPEAWENPEEFNPERFIDRSIDFKGQNFEFIPFGAGRRICPGMHLGIATVDLALANLLYKFDWEMPPGMKKQDLDFDSLPGTTVHKKNFLVLLAKYHEYVN